From a region of the Panicum virgatum strain AP13 chromosome 2K, P.virgatum_v5, whole genome shotgun sequence genome:
- the LOC120681481 gene encoding 2-hydroxyisoflavanone dehydratase-like yields the protein MSDIGAGGGDEVILDAPGFIRVYRSGRVERFLPVDFAPPSTDAATGVASKDVPILPEAGVSARVYLPAPRSSGGYGGMLPVLVLFHGGGFCLGSAFDPRVHAHANRLAAAAGAIVVSVDYRLAPEHPVPAIYGDAWAALQWVAAHAAGQGPEPWLAAHADLGRVHVGGESAGANIAHHAAMRAGAEDLGHGVKLSSLVLIHPYFLGGHSSETDEMGMVLLRELVRLWPVVCPGTSGCDDDPLINPMAEGAPNLASLGCRRVLVCLGGKDPMRGRGSLYCEKLKGSGWCGEVEDWEAHGQGHGFHFLRPTSAEAEAQVGVIAEFLSYG from the coding sequence ATGTCTGacatcggcgccggcggcggtgacgagGTCATCCTCGACGCGCCTGGCTTCATCCGCGTGTACAGGAGCGGCCGCGTCGAGCGCTTCCTGCCGGTGGACTTCGCCCCGCCCTCCAccgacgccgccaccggcgtCGCCTCCAAGGACGTCCCCATCCTTCCGGAAGCCGGCGTGTCGGCGCGCGTCTACCTCCCGGCGCCCCGCTCCTCCGGAGGCTACGGCGGCATGCTCCCCGTCCTGGTGCTCTTCCACGGCGGCGGGTTCTGCCTCGGCTCCGCGTTCGACCCCAGGGTGCACGCCCACGCCAaccgcctcgccgcggcggccggcgcgatcGTCGTGTCGGTCGATTACCGCCTCGCGCCGGAGCACCCGGTCCCCGCGATCTACGGGGACGCGTGGGCGGCGCTCCAGTGGgtggccgcgcacgccgcgggtCAGGGGCCCGAGCCCTGGCTGGCCGCGCACGCGGACCTCGGCCGCGTCCACGTCGGTGGCGAGAGCGCGGGCGCCAACATCGCGCACCACGCCGCGatgcgcgccggcgccgaggacCTGGGCCACGGCGTCAAGCTGAGCTCGCTCGTGCTGATCCACCCCTACTTCCTGGGGGGCCACAGCTCCGAGACGGACGAGATGGGCATGGTGTTGCTCCGCGAGCTCGTCCGGCTGTGGCCGGTGGTGTGCCCGGGCACGAGCGGGTGTGATGACGACCCGTTGATCAACCCGATGGCGGAGGGCGCGCCCAACCTCGCTAGCTTGGGGTGCCGGCGCGTGCTGGTTTGCCTTGGGGGAAAGGACCCGATGAGGGGTAGAGGAAGTCTGTATTGTGAGAAGTTGAAGGGAAGTGGTTGGTGCGGGGAGGTGGAGGACTGGGAGGCACATGGCCAGGGGCACGGTTTCCATTTCTTGCGTCCAACGAGCGCAGAGGCGGAGGCGCAAGTCGGTGTCATTGCTGAGTTTCTAAGCTATGGATGA
- the LOC120681465 gene encoding patatin-like protein 2 isoform X2, with amino-acid sequence MDDISVYPLHTAMKLDGEEARLADYFDVIAGTSTGGLVTSMLAAPNKKNRPLFAAKDIQAFYMNHGPKIFPQKRGPFGRIMRIFRSLSGPSYDGKYLHEVVRKKLGTTRLHKTLTDVVIPTFDIKRLQPVIFSSYEVKNDKCNTMDALLSDICISTSAAPTYLPAHYFKTEDYHGNTKEFHLIDGGVAANNPALVAIGEVTKQIFKENPDFFPIKPMDYGRFLVISLGTGSAKFEANYNAQTAKSWGVLGWLLGSGSTPLVDIFTQASADMVDIHISAVFKALHSEQNYLRIQDDTLQGTLSSVDVATKENMEKLASIGDALLKKPVSRVNLETGHMVPAYRSTEMTNEEALKRFAKLLSDERRIRWARSPK; translated from the exons ATGGATGACATCTCTGTTTATCCACTACACACGGCAATG AAACTTGATGGAGAGGAAGCCCGGTTAGCAGATTACTTCGATGTCATTGCTGGGACCAGCACAGGAGGTCTTGTGACCTCAATGCTGGCTGCACCAAACAAGAAGAATAGACCGCTTTTTGCAGCCAAGGATATTCAAGCATTTTATATGAACCACGGTCCCAAAATTTTCCCACAGAAGAG GGGTCCGTTTGGTAGGATAATGAGGATATTCCGATCGCTGTCAGGACCTTCTTATGATGGTAAGTACCTTCATGAAGTTGTCAGAAAGAAGTTAGGAACCACCAGGCTGCACAAGACTTTAACTGATGTGGTAATACCAACTTTCGACATTAAACGGCTGCAACCAGTTATTTTCTCATCCTATGAG GTTAAGAATGACAAGTGCAACACAATGGATGCTCTACTATCAGATATTTGTATTAGCACATCAGCTGCTCCAACGTATTTACCTGCACACTACTTCAAGACAGAAGACTACCATGGGAACACCAAGGAGTTCCATCTTATTGATGGAGGAGTAGCTGCCAATAATCCG GCTTTAGTTGCCATCGGAGAAGTAACCAAGCAGATATTCAAGGAAAACCCAGATTTCTTCCCAATAAAACCTATGGATTATGGACGGTTTTTGGTCATTTCACTAGGCACAGGCTCAGCTAAGTTTGAAGCGAACTACAATGCACAAACGGCTAAATCATGGGGTGTGCTGGGTTGGTTGCTTGGTAGTGGATCCACTCCCCTGGTAGATATTTTCACACAAGCAAGTGCAGATATGGTGGATATCCATATCTCTGCTGTTTTCAAAGCTTTGCATTCTGAACAAAACTATCTGAGGATTCAG GATGATACTCTACAAGGCACACTGTCCTCAGTTGATGTTGCAACCAAGGAAAACATGGAGAAGCTTGCCAGTATCGGAGATGCACTACTAAAGAAACCTGTCTCACGGGTAAACTTGGAGACTGGTCATATGGTACCTGCTTATCGTAGCACAGAGATGACCAATGAAGAAGCTCTAAAGAG ATTTGCAAAGCTACTTTCGGATGAAAGGCGAATTCGCTGGGCAAGATCGCCAAAATGA
- the LOC120681436 gene encoding probable carboxylesterase 12 isoform X2 — protein MVAKSRRQVAKLALLALALLLLLLAATLLCVLLIPRHRRKPLPPGPPPGNASNPDDSIVAFDFSPYLIMYKSGRVHRLDGTARCAAGVDGDTGVASKDVVIDAGTGLAARLYLPPAPGGKTKDLARLPVLVFYHGGAFVIESAFTPLYHAYLNAVSAKARVVAVSVEYRLAPEHRLPAAYDDSWRALNWVARNAAGSGPEPWLRDRGNLSRLFVAGDSAGANIAHNMAMRAGTEEGGLDGGAAIAGLLLLDPYFWGKKPVAGETTDRATRRQYEATWSFICGGRYGIDDPLVNPLSAELRRLACSRVAVTTSGLDDFRPRGLAYAAALRNSGWGGEVEQYETPGERHVYFLDRPKDPNSVKELAFVTGFLSRE, from the coding sequence ATGGTGGCCAAGAGCAGGCGACAGGTCGCCAAGCTCGCGCTGCTTGCACtcgccctgctcctcctcctcctcgccgccaccttGCTGTGCGTCCTCCTGatcccgcgccaccgccggaagccgctgccgccgggccCGCCGCCGGGGAACGCCTCGAACCCCGACGACAGCATCGTGGCGTTCGACTTCTCCCCGTACCTCATCATGTACAAGAGCGGCCGCGTGCACCGGCTGGACGGCACCGCCCGGTGCGCGGCCGGCGTCGACGGGGACACGGGGGTGGCCTCCAAGGACGTCGTCATCGACGCCGGGACGGGGCTCGCGGCGCGGTTGTACCTGCCCCCGGCGCCCGGCGGGAAGACCAAGGACCTCGCCAGGCTCCCCGTGCTCGTGTTCTACCACGGCGGCGCGTTCGTCATCGAGTCCGCCTTCACGCCGCTGTACCACGCGTACCTGAACGCGGTGTCGGCCAAGGCGCGCGTCGTGGCGGTGTCCGTGGAGTACCGCCTCGCGCCGGAGCACCGGCTGCCGGCGGCGTACGACGACTCGTGGCGGGCGCTCAACTGGGTGGCCAGGAACGCCGCCGGGTCCGGGCCGGAGCCGTGGCTGCGGGACCGGGGCAACCTGTCCCGCCTCTTCGTGGCGGGGGACAGCGCCGGCGCCAACATCGCGCACAACATGGCCATGCGCGCGGGCACGGAGGAAGggggcctggacggcggcgccgccatcgcggggctcctcctcctggaCCCCTACTTCTGGGGCAAGAAGCCCGTGGCCGGGGAGACGACGGACCGGGCGACGCGGCGGCAGTACGAGGCGACGTGGTCCTTCATCTGCGGCGGGcggtacggcatcgacgacccgCTGGTGAACCCGCTGTCGGCGGAGCTGAGGAGGCTGGCGTGCTCACGCGTGGCGGTGACGACGTCGGGCCTGGACGACTTCCGGCCGCGCGGCCTGGcgtacgcggcggcgctccggaaCAGCGGGTGGGGCGGGGAGGTCGAGCAGTACGAGACGCCCGGCGAGCGGCACGTCTACTTCCTGGACAGGCCCAAGGACCCCAACTCCGTCAAGGAGCTGGCCTTCGTCACCGGCTTCCTGAGCCGGGAGTAG
- the LOC120681436 gene encoding probable carboxylesterase 12 isoform X1 has translation MPVIHYPSTTRTTTPKTTKQRSLVTFLLPSPPEPASRLASPSKQASIIPRRNLAILYSIRSGGGSATGVCLGQLAFSWWRIMVAKSRRQVAKLALLALALLLLLLAATLLCVLLIPRHRRKPLPPGPPPGNASNPDDSIVAFDFSPYLIMYKSGRVHRLDGTARCAAGVDGDTGVASKDVVIDAGTGLAARLYLPPAPGGKTKDLARLPVLVFYHGGAFVIESAFTPLYHAYLNAVSAKARVVAVSVEYRLAPEHRLPAAYDDSWRALNWVARNAAGSGPEPWLRDRGNLSRLFVAGDSAGANIAHNMAMRAGTEEGGLDGGAAIAGLLLLDPYFWGKKPVAGETTDRATRRQYEATWSFICGGRYGIDDPLVNPLSAELRRLACSRVAVTTSGLDDFRPRGLAYAAALRNSGWGGEVEQYETPGERHVYFLDRPKDPNSVKELAFVTGFLSRE, from the exons ATGCCAGTTATCCACTACCCGAGTACCACTAGGACCACCACACCCAAGACCACCAAACAAAGGTCTCTCGTCACATTCCTACTCCCGTCACCGCCCGAACCTGCAAGCAGACTCGCGAGCcccagcaagcaagcaagcatcaTCCCCAGACGCAACCTCGCAATTTTGTATTCTATCCGTAGCGGCGGGGGATCAGCGACAGGTGTTTGTTTAG GGCAGTTAGCCTTCAGCTGGTGGAGGATCATGGTGGCCAAGAGCAGGCGACAGGTCGCCAAGCTCGCGCTGCTTGCACtcgccctgctcctcctcctcctcgccgccaccttGCTGTGCGTCCTCCTGatcccgcgccaccgccggaagccgctgccgccgggccCGCCGCCGGGGAACGCCTCGAACCCCGACGACAGCATCGTGGCGTTCGACTTCTCCCCGTACCTCATCATGTACAAGAGCGGCCGCGTGCACCGGCTGGACGGCACCGCCCGGTGCGCGGCCGGCGTCGACGGGGACACGGGGGTGGCCTCCAAGGACGTCGTCATCGACGCCGGGACGGGGCTCGCGGCGCGGTTGTACCTGCCCCCGGCGCCCGGCGGGAAGACCAAGGACCTCGCCAGGCTCCCCGTGCTCGTGTTCTACCACGGCGGCGCGTTCGTCATCGAGTCCGCCTTCACGCCGCTGTACCACGCGTACCTGAACGCGGTGTCGGCCAAGGCGCGCGTCGTGGCGGTGTCCGTGGAGTACCGCCTCGCGCCGGAGCACCGGCTGCCGGCGGCGTACGACGACTCGTGGCGGGCGCTCAACTGGGTGGCCAGGAACGCCGCCGGGTCCGGGCCGGAGCCGTGGCTGCGGGACCGGGGCAACCTGTCCCGCCTCTTCGTGGCGGGGGACAGCGCCGGCGCCAACATCGCGCACAACATGGCCATGCGCGCGGGCACGGAGGAAGggggcctggacggcggcgccgccatcgcggggctcctcctcctggaCCCCTACTTCTGGGGCAAGAAGCCCGTGGCCGGGGAGACGACGGACCGGGCGACGCGGCGGCAGTACGAGGCGACGTGGTCCTTCATCTGCGGCGGGcggtacggcatcgacgacccgCTGGTGAACCCGCTGTCGGCGGAGCTGAGGAGGCTGGCGTGCTCACGCGTGGCGGTGACGACGTCGGGCCTGGACGACTTCCGGCCGCGCGGCCTGGcgtacgcggcggcgctccggaaCAGCGGGTGGGGCGGGGAGGTCGAGCAGTACGAGACGCCCGGCGAGCGGCACGTCTACTTCCTGGACAGGCCCAAGGACCCCAACTCCGTCAAGGAGCTGGCCTTCGTCACCGGCTTCCTGAGCCGGGAGTAG
- the LOC120681489 gene encoding polyadenylate-binding protein RBP47-like, which produces MQAAAVNGGGDVQKPQQQPQPVVVGAPHPPAAAVVPPHWVAMPFTPPPGAAAMVMPPHQMAPPPQFAPAHFVPFHVVAAPPPPRAAPVAAVALGSPAPHQAGQEENKTIWVGDLHYWMDENYLHSCFGYTGEVVAIKVIRNKQTGQSEGYGFVEFYSHAAAEKVLEGFSGHIMPNTDQPFRLNWASFSMGDRRSDVASDHSIFVGDLASDVNDATLLETFSSRYSSVKGAKVVIDANTGRSKGYGFVRFGDDSEKTHAMTEMNGVYCSSRPMRIGPATPRKSSGTSGSNGSSARSDGGDLTNTTVFVGGLDPNVSEEDLRQTFSQYGEISSVKIPVGKQCGFVQFAQRKNAEDALQGLNGSTIGKQTVRLSWGRNPANKQFRGDNGNQWNNGMYYAASPFYNGYGYPAAPFPDPGMYAAPAYGAYPFYGNQQQVS; this is translated from the exons atgcaggcggcggcggtgaatggCGGGGGCGACGTGCAGAAGcctcagcagcagccgcagccggtggtggtgggggcgccacatccgccggcggcggcagtggtgcCGCCCCATTGGGTGGCCATGCCGttcacgccgccgccaggggccgCGGCCATGGTGATGCCGCCGCACcagatggcgccgccgccccagttcGCGCCCGCGCACTTCGTCCCGTTCCACGTcgtcgcggcgccgccgccgccgcgggcggcgccCGTGGCGGCCGTCGCCTTGGGCTCCCCCGCGCCGCATCAGGCCGGGCAGGAGGAGAACAAGACCATCTGGGTCGGCGACCTCCATTACTGGATGGACGAGAACTACCTCCACAGCTGCTTCGGCTACACCGGCGAG GTTGTGGCCATTAAAGTTATTCGCAATAAACAGACTGGACAGTCTGAAGGATATGGATTTGTTGAGTTCTACAGCCATGCTGCAGCTGAAAAAGTTCTTGAAGGTTTTTCTGGTCATATAATGCCAAATACTGACCAACCTTTTAGGTTAAATTGGGCATCATTTAGCATGGGAGATAGGCGCTCGGATGTTGCTTCAGATCATTCCATATTCGTAGGCGATCTTGCTTCTGATGTCAATGATGCTACACTTCTGGAGACTTTCTCCAGCAGGTACTCCTCTGTCAAAGGTGCCAAAGTTGTTATTGATGCTAACACTGGCAGATCCAAGGGCTATGGTTTCGTGAGATTTGGAGATGACAGTGAGAAGACACATGCCATGACTGAGATGAATGGTGTATATTGCTCTTCTAGGCCCATGAGAATTGGCCCTGCAACTCCCAGAAAATCATCAG GTACTTCTGGATCAAATGGTTCATCTGCCCGTTCAGATGGAGGAGACTTGACAAACACAACT GTATTTGTCGGCGGGCTCGACCCAAATGTTAGTGAAGAGGACCTTAGGCAGACCTTCTCCCAGTATGGCGAAATATCTTCTGTAAAGATTCCAGTCGGTAAACAATGCGGCTTCGTGCAATTTGCTCAGAG AAAGAATGCAGAGGATGCATTGCAAGGACTAAACGGAAGCACCATTGGCAAGCAGACCGTGCGCCTTTCATGGGGCCGCAACCCAGCAAACAAGCAG TTTAGGGGCGACAACGGGAACCAGTGGAACAACGGGATGTACTACGCGGCGTCCCCGTTCTACAACGGCTACGGCTACCCTGCGGCGCCGTTCCCTGACCCCGGCATGTACGCCGCTCCGGCCTACGGCGCCTACCCGTTCTACGGCAACCA
- the LOC120681465 gene encoding patatin-like protein 2 isoform X1 — MEEEKSIQPPTYGNLVTILSIDGGGIRGIIPAVVLTFLESELQKLDGEEARLADYFDVIAGTSTGGLVTSMLAAPNKKNRPLFAAKDIQAFYMNHGPKIFPQKRGPFGRIMRIFRSLSGPSYDGKYLHEVVRKKLGTTRLHKTLTDVVIPTFDIKRLQPVIFSSYEVKNDKCNTMDALLSDICISTSAAPTYLPAHYFKTEDYHGNTKEFHLIDGGVAANNPALVAIGEVTKQIFKENPDFFPIKPMDYGRFLVISLGTGSAKFEANYNAQTAKSWGVLGWLLGSGSTPLVDIFTQASADMVDIHISAVFKALHSEQNYLRIQDDTLQGTLSSVDVATKENMEKLASIGDALLKKPVSRVNLETGHMVPAYRSTEMTNEEALKRFAKLLSDERRIRWARSPK, encoded by the exons atggaggaagaaaaatcaaTCCAACCACCAACTTATGGCAACCTTGTAACAATTCTTTCCATCGATGGTGGAGGGATTCGAGGAATCATTCCAGCTGTTGTTCTCACCTTTCTTGAATCAGAGTTGCAG AAACTTGATGGAGAGGAAGCCCGGTTAGCAGATTACTTCGATGTCATTGCTGGGACCAGCACAGGAGGTCTTGTGACCTCAATGCTGGCTGCACCAAACAAGAAGAATAGACCGCTTTTTGCAGCCAAGGATATTCAAGCATTTTATATGAACCACGGTCCCAAAATTTTCCCACAGAAGAG GGGTCCGTTTGGTAGGATAATGAGGATATTCCGATCGCTGTCAGGACCTTCTTATGATGGTAAGTACCTTCATGAAGTTGTCAGAAAGAAGTTAGGAACCACCAGGCTGCACAAGACTTTAACTGATGTGGTAATACCAACTTTCGACATTAAACGGCTGCAACCAGTTATTTTCTCATCCTATGAG GTTAAGAATGACAAGTGCAACACAATGGATGCTCTACTATCAGATATTTGTATTAGCACATCAGCTGCTCCAACGTATTTACCTGCACACTACTTCAAGACAGAAGACTACCATGGGAACACCAAGGAGTTCCATCTTATTGATGGAGGAGTAGCTGCCAATAATCCG GCTTTAGTTGCCATCGGAGAAGTAACCAAGCAGATATTCAAGGAAAACCCAGATTTCTTCCCAATAAAACCTATGGATTATGGACGGTTTTTGGTCATTTCACTAGGCACAGGCTCAGCTAAGTTTGAAGCGAACTACAATGCACAAACGGCTAAATCATGGGGTGTGCTGGGTTGGTTGCTTGGTAGTGGATCCACTCCCCTGGTAGATATTTTCACACAAGCAAGTGCAGATATGGTGGATATCCATATCTCTGCTGTTTTCAAAGCTTTGCATTCTGAACAAAACTATCTGAGGATTCAG GATGATACTCTACAAGGCACACTGTCCTCAGTTGATGTTGCAACCAAGGAAAACATGGAGAAGCTTGCCAGTATCGGAGATGCACTACTAAAGAAACCTGTCTCACGGGTAAACTTGGAGACTGGTCATATGGTACCTGCTTATCGTAGCACAGAGATGACCAATGAAGAAGCTCTAAAGAG ATTTGCAAAGCTACTTTCGGATGAAAGGCGAATTCGCTGGGCAAGATCGCCAAAATGA